GCGCCGCACGGTCGCCGCGTGCCGGGCCTCCTCGCCGTCCAGCACCAGACCATCCGCATCGGGCAGCGCCTCGACGAGGAAAACCGGCGGGGTGGTGGCCGGCATTACTTGTGGCTCTTGGCACGCAGCTTCGAGAACAGCCCGCCCTGGTGCCGTCCGTTCGCCGTCACACCGGACTCCTCGCCGCGCAGCTGAGCCAGCTGCTGCAGCAGCTCCCGCTGGGCCTCGTCCAGCTTCGTGGGCACCGTGACGTCCACGTGGACGTGCAGGTCACCCCGCCCGTCGACGCGCCCGGACGACCGCAGCCGCGGCATGCCCATCCCGGCCAGCACCAGTTCGGTGCCCGCCTGCGTGCCCGGGTCGACGGTCAGCTCGTACTCGCCGTCGACCAGCGTCTCCAGCGGCACCGTGGCGCCGAGCGCGGCCGCCGTCATCGGGATGCGCAGGTTGCAGTGCAGGTCGTGGCCCTCGCGGACGAACACCTCGTGCGGTTCCTCGTCGACCTCGATGTAGAGGTCGCCGGCCGGGCCGCCGCCGGGACCGACCTCACCCTGCGCGGACAGCCGGATCCGCATCCCGTCGCCGACGCCGGACGGGATCTTGGCCGTCACGGCACGCCGGGCACGCACGCGGCCGTCGCCACCGCACTGCCGGCACGGGTCGGTGATGACCTCGCCGAAGCCACGGCACACCGGGCACGGCCGGGACGTGACGACCTGACCGAGGAACGACCGCTGCACCGACTGGATCTCGCCCTGCCCACCGCAGGTGTCGCAGGTCTTGACCGTGCCGCCGGGCGCGGTGCCGTTGCCGTGGCACTGGTCGCACAGCACCGCGGTGTCG
The sequence above is a segment of the Amycolatopsis viridis genome. Coding sequences within it:
- the dnaJ gene encoding molecular chaperone DnaJ, coding for MARDYYGILGVPKNASDQEIKRAYRKLARELHPDVNPSEDAQHKFSEVTTAYEVLSDPQKRKIVDLGGDPLDNGARGAGAGDPFGGFGGLGDIMDAFFGAATGGGRGRGPRSRVQPGSDALIRISLSLEECATGVDKEITVDTAVLCDQCHGNGTAPGGTVKTCDTCGGQGEIQSVQRSFLGQVVTSRPCPVCRGFGEVITDPCRQCGGDGRVRARRAVTAKIPSGVGDGMRIRLSAQGEVGPGGGPAGDLYIEVDEEPHEVFVREGHDLHCNLRIPMTAAALGATVPLETLVDGEYELTVDPGTQAGTELVLAGMGMPRLRSSGRVDGRGDLHVHVDVTVPTKLDEAQRELLQQLAQLRGEESGVTANGRHQGGLFSKLRAKSHK